CATCTCCATTTATATCAATAATATATGGTTGATTATTATTTTCATCAACATAAGCAACTAAGGAGTTAGTTGTCCCTAAATCAATTCCAATAACTCTATTTTTTTTTCCTATCGAACTTAAATCTATTTGTAAAAAAGACATATATTATTATAAGCAATATTTAATTTATATTCTCAAGTTGTTTCAAAATTCAAGACTATTTCTTTTGATCATTATTGTTAAATAACAATTTTAAAATTTTTTAAATCAATTCATTATTTATTTCTTGATAAATTGTTTGGAGTAAATTTCTAATATAAATTTTTGTGTTAATCAATTCATTTATTCTTTTCATAAAAGGGATTTTCGAATTTAAATTTTCATTTAATATCAAAATCCACTCATTGTCTAATTCATACAAATTATTTAATAATTCATTTGATCTTATCTTTAAATTAGATTCTAGCTGCTTTAATTTTTCCATTTTATTTATCTTGTCATTTTTGTTAGAATCATGAAAATCTGAAATTGTATCCTGAATATCCATAACTTCAAACAGAAATGATTGTGAGATTTTTTTTAATTCACTATCTGGAATGTCTGGCCATTCAAGTTCTAGAATGTGTTTTGCCCTCAAAAATGGCTCTTTTAAACATACGTATGCTTGATTTATAAGAGAAGATTTTGCTAATATTCTACTTTTATCAAATTCATTTTTATTTAAATGAAAATCTGGATGAGTTTCTCGACTTAATTGAAAATATTTTTTTTCAATTGATTTCGAATCAATATTAAATCTCCTTTCAAAATCAAAAACTGCAAACAAATCTTTCATTAATGAATTATAATAAATGTTAAAAAGTCGAACAAATTTTGTCCGACCTAAAAATTATATATTCTATTTTTCTAAAAATTAAATCATTCAACATTATTCATCATCACCTAATTGATCTAACAAATCAATAGCTTTATCAACTTCATCATCAATTTGTTTTGCAATTCTTTCAGCTAATTTAAAAAGCCTTAACAAAGCTTCACTAGAAGCTGGATCTAAGTTATCATGAGAAATTCTAAATACTACTTCATCAGTTTCATTCCTCATTGTAAGAACATACTTATAATTAGTTTCTATT
Above is a window of Chlorobiota bacterium DNA encoding:
- the hscB gene encoding Fe-S protein assembly co-chaperone HscB, yielding MKDLFAVFDFERRFNIDSKSIEKKYFQLSRETHPDFHLNKNEFDKSRILAKSSLINQAYVCLKEPFLRAKHILELEWPDIPDSELKKISQSFLFEVMDIQDTISDFHDSNKNDKINKMEKLKQLESNLKIRSNELLNNLYELDNEWILILNENLNSKIPFMKRINELINTKIYIRNLLQTIYQEINNELI